In one Oceanispirochaeta sp. genomic region, the following are encoded:
- a CDS encoding lactate racemase domain-containing protein: MTTSFELGDKHFSVELPENTDILQMKGADKVADPEAAIRDCLENPIGTESFSEIVRKKVDENPGGEAVIVISDNTRPVPLKGEQGILMPLIRILMDGGVKVEQITVLCANGTHIPLADSVFRDMIDPAVFSLGIRVVNHDCLDVDNLEFLGYSKSGTRIEINKKYVAAHIKILTGLVESHFMAGVSGGRKSICPGLIGEDSTFIFHGVPNLDSVYSDDLILENNPCHEEALDVASTVGADFIFNVTLNHNYDVTGFFAGDMVKAHLAAYEKVKDSVGIVNSGPYDIVVTHAGFVGKNHYQAAKTGTAAMPLMNKDSYLILGADCIDRDPIGKDTYRQVLPYLKGKSTEAFINILKSPDWTFVPDQWQVQMWSKLFKIIPQDHFIYYAPQIDEQDYEILSGVNGNEYLPDENKYKTLDSNIPLFLQLSLTTLIAKLKKEGRENIRIAWMSDGPYGIVV; this comes from the coding sequence ATGACAACTTCTTTTGAATTGGGTGACAAACATTTTAGTGTAGAACTCCCTGAAAATACAGATATCCTACAGATGAAGGGCGCTGATAAAGTGGCTGATCCTGAAGCTGCCATTCGTGACTGCCTGGAAAATCCTATCGGTACGGAAAGTTTTTCTGAAATAGTCAGAAAGAAAGTGGATGAAAATCCCGGTGGAGAAGCTGTCATAGTCATTTCCGATAACACAAGACCTGTGCCCCTGAAGGGGGAGCAGGGAATTCTGATGCCCCTGATCCGTATACTGATGGACGGGGGAGTCAAGGTGGAACAGATCACTGTTCTTTGTGCCAACGGCACACATATCCCGCTGGCGGATTCGGTTTTCAGAGATATGATTGATCCAGCCGTATTCAGCCTTGGTATCAGGGTTGTAAACCATGACTGTCTGGATGTGGATAATCTTGAATTTCTGGGTTATTCAAAGTCAGGCACCAGGATAGAGATAAATAAAAAATATGTGGCTGCCCATATAAAAATACTCACCGGACTGGTGGAGAGCCATTTTATGGCCGGTGTTTCAGGGGGGCGGAAATCTATCTGCCCTGGACTGATTGGTGAGGATTCCACTTTTATATTTCATGGTGTTCCGAATCTGGATAGTGTGTATTCAGATGACCTGATCCTCGAGAATAATCCCTGTCATGAAGAAGCTCTGGATGTAGCCTCTACGGTAGGAGCGGACTTTATATTCAACGTGACCTTGAATCACAATTATGATGTGACCGGATTTTTTGCCGGAGATATGGTTAAGGCCCATCTGGCCGCCTATGAAAAGGTGAAAGACAGTGTGGGCATCGTTAATTCAGGACCCTATGATATTGTCGTGACTCATGCCGGTTTTGTCGGAAAGAACCATTATCAGGCGGCAAAGACCGGAACAGCTGCGATGCCCCTTATGAATAAAGACAGTTATCTGATTCTCGGAGCGGACTGTATTGATAGGGATCCCATCGGGAAAGATACGTACCGACAGGTTCTGCCCTACTTAAAAGGAAAAAGTACAGAGGCGTTTATCAATATACTGAAATCACCGGACTGGACATTCGTTCCGGATCAGTGGCAGGTGCAGATGTGGTCCAAACTTTTCAAGATTATCCCTCAGGATCACTTTATATATTATGCACCCCAGATTGATGAACAGGATTATGAGATCCTCTCCGGGGTCAACGGGAATGAATATCTGCCGGATGAAAACAAATATAAAACTCTCGACAGCAATATCCCCCTCTTTTTGCAGTTGAGTCTGACGACCTTGATTGCAAAGCTGAAAAAAGAAGGACGTGAGAATATCAGGATAGCCTGGATGTCTGACGGTCCTTATGGAATTGTGGTTTAA